The segment CTCGACGGTCAGCTTGCGGAACACGGACGCTTCCTGCGGCAGGTACGACAGGCCGAGCGACGCGCGCTTGTGGATCGGCAGCAGGCTGATCGAGCTGCCGTTCAGCGAGATCTCGCCCGCGTCGAGCGGCACGAGGCCGACGATCATGTAGAACGATGTGGTCTTGCCGGCGCCGTTCGGGCCGAGCAGCCCGACGACTTCGCCGCTCTTCACGTCGAGCGACACGTCCTTGACGACCGTGCGCGAGCCGTAGCGCTTCTTCAGGTTGCGGACGACGAGCGAGCTCGTGGTGCCGGCCGGCTGGCGGTTCGGTAGCGCGTTCATTGGCCCGGCGCTCCCTGGATCGTGGTCGACGGCGACAACTTCGCCGGTGCACCGTTCAGCGGCGCGGGGCCGCCGTTCTTCGGCGACAGCATCGCGCGCACGCGGCCGTTCGGGTTGCCCGGCGCCGCGACGTCCTTGCCGCCCTTCGCGGTGTAGAAGTCGCGCTGGCCGTCGTACGTGATCACGCTGCCGTGCACGGTGTCGGCGATCGTCGACGTGCCCTGCAGGCGGCGTACGGTTGCGGCTGTCGTCAGCGTGGTCAGGTCCTGCTTGCCGTCGTAGTCGATGCGCTCGGCGTCGCCGTCGATGTATTCGTCGAGGCCTTCGCGCTTCTGGCGGAACGTCGCGTGCTTCTTGCCGCTGCCGAACGACGTCGCGTACTGATAGCCTTCCGGATCCTGGCGCACTTCGACGCGATCGCCCTTGATGATGATCGTGCCCTTCGTGATCACGACGTTGCCGGTCGCGACCGTGACCTGCTTCAGGTCGTCATAGGTCAGGTTGTCGGCCTCGACGTTGATCGGCTTGTTCTGGTCGGCCTTCTCGGCATGGGCGAGCGGCGCCAGCCCGATCAGCGGGAGCGCCACGAGCGTCGCGGCGAGCGCGGCGCGGACGGCGCGCGCAGCGCCGCCGGAATTCTGTCGAGGGAACGGTTCGTTCATGCAGTCACGTGAGGGAAGCGTCACTTGGGTTGACCTTTCGAGCCGCCGGACGTGTCCGCCGCGGCGATCGTGCCGCGCACGTTGCCGTAAAGCTCGATGACCCGGGTGACGTTGTTGTACTTCATGCCGTCGGTCGCGTTGACGAGCGACAGGCCGCGCTGAAGTTTAACCGGCTTTTCGGTCTGGATCACATCGTCATTGACGAAGATCCGGAAATGCTGGGAATCGGCCTGCATCTGCGGATCGCCGCCGCCGGCCGCGCGCAGGATGCGCGCGTTGTCGTACAAATCGACGATCGACACGTCGCCGTTGACGGTGCCGCGCTTGGCGGTGGTGGTCACGACCGGCTTGCCGGGCTGGAATGCGCGCATGGCCGGATCGGTCAGGTCGCTGTTTTCGGTGTCTTCGTAATGGATCAGCTTCGCGGCCGTCAGCCGGTACTGGGTCGTGCCGGACTGGTCGAGCTCGGTGACCGAGAAATTGTCCGCGAAGTAGTCGGGCGTATGGCGCTTCGGCTGCACGGTGCCTTCGCCCGGCGGCGGCAGCGTCGCCTGCAGCAGCCACCAGGTGATGCCCGCGAGCGCGGCGACCGCGACGAGCGGCAGCAACTGGGTCCAGCGGAAATGCGTGTTCATCCGTCAGGCTCCGCAGGCGGCCGCGAGCAGCGCGTCGTAGCGGCGCTGCGCGCGCAGGATCGCGTCGCAGACTTCGCGCACGGCGC is part of the Burkholderia pyrrocinia genome and harbors:
- the lptA gene encoding lipopolysaccharide transport periplasmic protein LptA translates to MNEPFPRQNSGGAARAVRAALAATLVALPLIGLAPLAHAEKADQNKPINVEADNLTYDDLKQVTVATGNVVITKGTIIIKGDRVEVRQDPEGYQYATSFGSGKKHATFRQKREGLDEYIDGDAERIDYDGKQDLTTLTTAATVRRLQGTSTIADTVHGSVITYDGQRDFYTAKGGKDVAAPGNPNGRVRAMLSPKNGGPAPLNGAPAKLSPSTTIQGAPGQ
- the lptC gene encoding LPS export ABC transporter periplasmic protein LptC; its protein translation is MNTHFRWTQLLPLVAVAALAGITWWLLQATLPPPGEGTVQPKRHTPDYFADNFSVTELDQSGTTQYRLTAAKLIHYEDTENSDLTDPAMRAFQPGKPVVTTTAKRGTVNGDVSIVDLYDNARILRAAGGGDPQMQADSQHFRIFVNDDVIQTEKPVKLQRGLSLVNATDGMKYNNVTRVIELYGNVRGTIAAADTSGGSKGQPK